Proteins from one Pseudomonas sp. KBS0710 genomic window:
- a CDS encoding oxygenase MpaB family protein, giving the protein MEFIRSRIETQLMSLTGLSLGQLDLENPKGDPGLFGPDSVSWQVHGDFSSMLIGGISALMLQALHPLALAGVWDHSNFRQDMLGRLRRTSQFISGTTFGSRQDAEWLIEKVRTIHLQVVGHAPDGRAYAASDPELLTWVHVAEVSNFLAAHLRYRNPHLSGCDQDRYYSEIALVAERLGARHVPRSRQEISDYLARIRPQLLCDDRSREVLRLLVNAPAPSTLAKPFGSLMMQAGIDLLPDWASAMLEQHQSPLQRQMIRAGVKRSAPLLRWAMRNGSVQRAQRRMGLM; this is encoded by the coding sequence ATGGAATTTATCCGCAGCCGCATCGAAACCCAGCTGATGAGCCTCACCGGCTTGTCACTCGGCCAGTTGGACCTGGAAAATCCCAAGGGCGACCCGGGCCTGTTCGGGCCGGATTCTGTGAGCTGGCAGGTGCATGGCGACTTCAGCAGCATGCTGATCGGCGGTATCAGCGCGTTGATGCTGCAAGCCTTGCACCCGCTGGCCCTGGCCGGCGTGTGGGACCATTCCAACTTTCGTCAGGACATGCTCGGGCGCTTGCGCCGCACGTCGCAGTTTATTTCCGGCACCACGTTCGGCTCACGCCAGGACGCCGAATGGCTGATTGAAAAGGTGCGCACCATCCACCTGCAAGTGGTCGGGCATGCACCGGATGGGCGAGCCTATGCGGCCAGCGACCCGGAGCTGCTGACGTGGGTACACGTGGCGGAGGTCAGCAACTTTCTGGCGGCACACCTGCGTTATCGCAACCCGCATCTGTCGGGTTGTGATCAGGACCGCTACTACAGTGAAATAGCCTTGGTGGCCGAGCGATTGGGCGCACGCCACGTTCCGCGTTCACGGCAGGAAATTTCGGATTATCTGGCGCGCATTCGTCCACAACTGCTGTGCGACGACCGCAGCCGCGAAGTGCTGCGCCTGCTGGTTAATGCGCCCGCGCCCAGCACCTTGGCCAAGCCCTTTGGCAGCTTGATGATGCAGGCCGGTATCGATCTGCTGCCGGATTGGGCAAGTGCCATGCTCGAGCAACATCAGAGCCCGCTGCAACGCCAAATGATCCGCGCCGGGGTCAAGCGCAGCGCGCCCTTGCTGCGTTGGGCCATGCGCAATGGTTCGGTGCAACGCGCCCAGCGGCGGATGGGGTTGATGTAG
- the acs gene encoding acetate--CoA ligase, which yields MFDISTFPNADAVRQAAQLSQDEYQRLYRQSIEQPDTFWAEQAKGFLDWIKPWHTVQHSDITTGAAQWFAGGQLNVSYNCIDRHLEQRADQPAFIWEGDDPAKSAKISYRQLHQNVSRLANVLKSRGVKKGDRVCIYMPMIPEAAYAMLACTRIGAVHSVVFGGFSPDALRDRILDADCRTVITADEGVRGGKPVALKKNVDKALASCPNVSTVLVVERTGADLEWVAGRDLKYQAALDAASADCPPEPMDAEDPLFILYTSGSTGKPKGVLHTTGGYLLQAAMTFKYVLDYRDGEVFWCTADVGWVTGHSYIVYGPLANGATSLMFEGVPSYPDSSRFWQVIDKHQVNIFYTAPTALRALMREGHGPLENTSRASLRLLGSVGEPINPEAWDWYFNAVGEQRCPIVDTWWQTETGGIMLSPLVSAQRIKPGCATQPMFGVQPVLLDEHGKEFSGAGSGVLAIKASWPGQIRSVYGDPQRMLDTYFKPYPGYYFTGDGARRDEDGDYWITGRIDDVINVSGHRIGTAEVESALVLHDQVAEAAVVGYPHDVKGQGIYAFVTPMNGVEPSDELKKHLLELVSKEIGSFAKPELIQWAPALPKTRSGKIMRRILRKIACNELDSLGDTSTLADPSVVDGLIDKRLNR from the coding sequence ATGTTCGATATCAGCACATTCCCCAACGCCGATGCCGTCCGCCAGGCCGCGCAGCTCAGTCAAGACGAGTACCAGCGCCTCTATCGCCAATCCATTGAGCAACCCGATACTTTCTGGGCCGAACAGGCCAAGGGCTTTCTCGACTGGATCAAACCCTGGCACACCGTGCAGCACTCGGACATCACCACCGGCGCCGCCCAGTGGTTTGCCGGCGGCCAACTGAACGTCAGCTACAACTGCATCGACCGTCACCTGGAGCAACGCGCCGACCAGCCGGCCTTTATTTGGGAAGGCGACGATCCTGCAAAGTCCGCAAAAATCTCCTACCGCCAACTCCACCAGAACGTCAGCCGCCTGGCCAATGTGCTGAAAAGCCGTGGGGTAAAAAAAGGCGACCGGGTGTGTATCTACATGCCGATGATCCCGGAAGCCGCCTACGCCATGCTGGCCTGCACCCGGATTGGCGCGGTGCACTCGGTGGTATTCGGCGGCTTTTCTCCGGACGCCCTGCGCGACCGTATCCTCGATGCCGACTGTCGCACCGTGATCACCGCCGATGAAGGCGTGCGCGGCGGCAAGCCAGTGGCGCTGAAAAAGAATGTCGACAAAGCCCTGGCCAGTTGCCCGAACGTCAGCACGGTGCTGGTGGTGGAGCGCACCGGTGCCGACCTTGAATGGGTAGCAGGCCGCGATCTCAAGTATCAAGCCGCCCTGGATGCCGCCAGTGCTGATTGCCCACCCGAGCCGATGGACGCCGAAGACCCGCTGTTTATCCTCTACACCTCCGGCAGCACCGGCAAACCCAAAGGCGTGCTGCACACCACCGGCGGCTACCTGCTGCAAGCGGCGATGACCTTCAAGTACGTGCTCGACTACCGTGATGGCGAAGTGTTCTGGTGCACCGCCGACGTGGGCTGGGTCACCGGCCACAGCTATATCGTGTACGGCCCGCTGGCCAATGGTGCGACGTCACTGATGTTCGAAGGCGTGCCGAGTTACCCGGACAGCTCGCGCTTCTGGCAGGTCATCGATAAACACCAAGTGAATATCTTCTACACCGCGCCCACCGCACTGCGTGCGCTGATGCGTGAGGGCCACGGGCCGCTGGAGAACACCTCGCGCGCCAGCCTGCGCCTGCTGGGCAGCGTCGGTGAGCCAATCAACCCCGAAGCCTGGGATTGGTACTTCAACGCCGTGGGCGAGCAACGCTGCCCGATTGTCGACACCTGGTGGCAGACCGAAACCGGCGGCATCATGCTCAGCCCGCTGGTCAGCGCCCAACGGATCAAACCCGGTTGCGCCACCCAACCGATGTTTGGCGTGCAACCCGTGCTGCTGGATGAACACGGCAAGGAGTTCAGCGGCGCCGGCAGTGGCGTGCTCGCTATCAAGGCCAGCTGGCCGGGGCAGATCCGTAGCGTCTACGGCGACCCGCAGCGCATGCTCGACACCTATTTCAAACCCTACCCCGGCTACTACTTCACCGGTGACGGTGCGCGCCGCGATGAAGATGGCGACTACTGGATCACCGGCCGTATCGATGACGTGATCAACGTGTCCGGCCACCGCATCGGCACCGCCGAGGTGGAAAGCGCGCTGGTGCTGCATGACCAAGTGGCCGAAGCCGCTGTGGTCGGTTACCCCCACGACGTCAAAGGCCAGGGTATCTATGCCTTTGTCACCCCCATGAACGGCGTCGAGCCCAGCGATGAGCTGAAAAAGCACCTGCTCGAGCTGGTCAGCAAGGAAATCGGCAGCTTTGCCAAGCCGGAACTGATCCAATGGGCACCGGCCTTGCCGAAAACCCGCTCGGGCAAGATCATGCGGCGTATTTTGCGCAAAATCGCCTGCAACGAACTCGACAGCCTCGGCGACACCTCGACCCTGGCCGACCCGAGCGTGGTAGACGGCCTGATCGACAAACGCCTGAACCGATAG
- the pgi gene encoding glucose-6-phosphate isomerase, which produces MAYYRTPHDVTALPAWQALNQHRQAMQDFSMRDAFNADPQRFSQFTLSSCGLFLDYSKNLITAETRALLVNLANEVGLKDAINALYAGEPVNSSEGRPALHTALRRPVGDKLSVNGVNIMPDVHKVLNQITDLVGRIHDGLWRGYTEKPITDVVNIGIGGSFLGPELVSEALLSYAHKGVRCHYLANIDGSEFHELTQKLRAETTLFIVSSKSFNTLETLKNAQAARAWYLAQGGSEAELYRHFIAVSSNNAAAVAFGIREENIFPMWDWVGGRYSLWSAIGLPIALAIGMSNFKELLSGAYTMDQHFQNASFEQNMPVLLGLLGVWYGNFWGAQSHAILPYDHYLRNITKHLQQLDMESNGKSVRQDGTPVSTDTGPVIWGGVGCNGQHAYHQLLHQGTQLIPADFIVPIVSFNPVSDHHQWLYANCLSQSQALMLGKTRSEAEAELREKGLPEAEVQKLAPHKVIPGNRPSNTIVVERISPRRLGALVAMYEHKVFVQSVVWGINAFDQWGVELGKELGKGVYNRLTGAEETLADDASTQGLINYFRGRHRG; this is translated from the coding sequence ATGGCGTACTACCGCACTCCTCATGACGTTACCGCTCTGCCCGCTTGGCAAGCGCTCAATCAACATCGCCAAGCCATGCAGGATTTCAGCATGCGCGACGCGTTCAATGCCGATCCCCAGCGCTTTTCCCAGTTCACCTTGAGCAGCTGCGGGCTTTTCCTCGATTACTCGAAAAACCTGATCACCGCCGAAACCCGCGCCTTGCTCGTGAACCTGGCCAATGAAGTCGGCCTGAAAGACGCGATCAACGCGCTGTACGCAGGCGAACCGGTCAACTCTTCCGAAGGTCGCCCCGCCCTGCACACCGCGCTGCGCCGCCCAGTGGGCGATAAGCTGTCGGTTAACGGCGTGAACATCATGCCGGACGTGCACAAGGTGCTGAACCAGATCACTGACCTGGTCGGCCGCATCCACGACGGCCTGTGGCGTGGTTACACCGAGAAGCCGATCACTGACGTGGTGAATATCGGCATCGGTGGTTCGTTCCTCGGCCCGGAGCTGGTCTCCGAGGCATTGCTGTCCTACGCCCACAAAGGCGTGCGCTGCCACTACCTGGCAAACATCGACGGCAGCGAGTTCCACGAGCTGACCCAGAAGCTGCGCGCCGAGACCACGCTGTTTATCGTTTCGTCCAAATCCTTCAACACCCTCGAAACCCTGAAAAACGCCCAGGCCGCTCGTGCCTGGTACCTGGCCCAGGGTGGTTCGGAAGCCGAGCTGTACCGTCACTTCATCGCCGTATCGAGCAACAACGCGGCGGCCGTGGCGTTCGGTATCCGTGAAGAGAACATCTTCCCGATGTGGGACTGGGTCGGCGGCCGTTACTCGCTGTGGTCGGCCATTGGCTTGCCAATCGCCCTGGCTATCGGCATGTCCAACTTCAAAGAGCTGTTGTCCGGTGCCTACACCATGGACCAGCACTTCCAGAACGCGTCGTTCGAGCAAAACATGCCGGTGCTGCTGGGCCTGCTGGGCGTGTGGTACGGCAACTTCTGGGGTGCGCAGAGCCATGCGATCCTGCCGTATGACCACTACCTGCGTAACATCACCAAACACTTGCAACAGCTGGACATGGAGTCCAACGGCAAAAGCGTGCGCCAGGACGGCACGCCGGTGTCCACCGATACTGGCCCGGTGATCTGGGGCGGCGTCGGCTGCAACGGTCAGCATGCTTACCACCAGTTGCTGCACCAGGGGACCCAACTGATCCCGGCCGACTTCATTGTGCCGATCGTCAGCTTCAACCCGGTGTCCGACCACCACCAGTGGCTGTACGCCAACTGCCTGTCCCAGAGCCAGGCACTGATGCTCGGCAAGACCCGCAGCGAAGCCGAAGCCGAACTGCGCGAAAAAGGCCTGCCGGAAGCCGAAGTGCAGAAGCTGGCGCCGCACAAGGTGATCCCGGGCAACCGTCCGAGCAACACCATCGTGGTCGAGCGCATCAGCCCACGTCGGTTGGGCGCACTGGTCGCCATGTATGAACACAAAGTGTTTGTACAAAGCGTGGTCTGGGGCATCAACGCTTTCGACCAATGGGGCGTGGAGCTGGGCAAGGAGCTGGGCAAAGGCGTCTACAACCGCCTGACCGGCGCTGAAGAAACCCTGGCCGACGATGCGTCGACCCAGGGCCTGATCAACTACTTCCGCGGTCGTCACCGCGGCTGA
- a CDS encoding polynucleotide adenylyltransferase PcnB gives MLKKLFQSFRSPLRRTQHIRSTPEVLNSNQHSLQRAQFSRYAVNIVERLQNAGYQAYLVGGCVRDMLLNITPKDFDVATSATPEQVRAEFRNARIIGRRFKLVHIHFGREIIEVATFRAGHPQNDDEEDTNQSSRNESGRILRDNVYGTLEEDAQRRDFTINALYYDPVSERILDYANGVHDIRNNLIRLIGDPTQRYQEDPVRMLRAVRFAAKLNFGIEKHTAAPIRELAPMLREIPSARLFEEVLKLFLSGYAADTFEMLVDLQLFDPLFPASAEALEYNPTYTHTLISEALVNTDLRIKQNKQVTPAFLFAALLWPALPKRVLRLQDRGMPPIPAMQEAAHELIAEQCQRIAIPKRFTMPIREIWDMQERLPRRSGKRADLLLDNPRFRAGYDFLLLRESAGEQTDGLGEWWTDYQDANDSQRRDMIRDLGSKGDGEGAGPKKRRRSGTKRKRSAADASGAAGE, from the coding sequence ATGCTGAAGAAGTTGTTCCAGTCATTCCGTTCCCCCTTGCGTCGTACGCAACACATTCGCAGCACGCCTGAAGTGCTTAACAGCAATCAGCATTCATTGCAGCGCGCTCAATTCAGCCGTTATGCAGTGAACATCGTCGAACGTTTGCAAAACGCCGGCTACCAGGCTTATCTGGTGGGCGGTTGCGTACGTGACATGCTGCTCAATATCACGCCCAAGGATTTCGACGTCGCCACCAGCGCCACGCCGGAGCAGGTGCGTGCCGAGTTTCGCAATGCGCGAATCATCGGCCGCCGCTTCAAGTTGGTGCACATCCACTTTGGTCGCGAAATCATCGAGGTCGCGACGTTCCGCGCAGGCCATCCGCAAAACGATGATGAGGAAGACACTAATCAGTCTTCCCGCAACGAGAGCGGCCGCATCCTGCGTGACAACGTGTACGGCACTTTGGAAGAAGACGCGCAGCGCCGCGACTTCACCATCAACGCCTTGTATTACGACCCGGTCAGCGAGCGCATTCTCGATTACGCCAATGGCGTACACGATATTCGCAACAACCTGATCCGCCTGATCGGTGACCCGACGCAGCGTTACCAGGAAGACCCGGTACGCATGCTGCGCGCCGTGCGGTTTGCCGCCAAGCTCAACTTCGGCATCGAGAAACACACCGCCGCGCCGATTCGCGAACTGGCGCCGATGCTGCGGGAAATCCCTTCGGCACGCCTGTTCGAAGAAGTGCTCAAGCTGTTCCTCTCGGGCTATGCCGCCGACACCTTCGAAATGCTCGTCGACCTGCAACTGTTCGACCCGTTGTTCCCGGCCAGCGCCGAGGCACTGGAATACAACCCGACGTACACCCACACGCTGATCAGCGAAGCGTTGGTCAACACTGACCTGCGCATCAAGCAGAACAAACAGGTAACGCCGGCGTTCCTGTTTGCCGCCCTGCTGTGGCCGGCCCTGCCCAAGCGCGTATTGCGCCTGCAGGACCGTGGCATGCCGCCGATCCCGGCCATGCAGGAAGCTGCCCACGAGCTGATTGCCGAACAGTGCCAGCGCATCGCCATTCCAAAACGTTTCACCATGCCGATCCGCGAGATCTGGGACATGCAGGAGCGCCTGCCGCGCCGCAGCGGCAAACGCGCCGACCTGTTGCTGGACAACCCGCGCTTCCGTGCCGGCTACGACTTCCTGCTGCTGCGCGAAAGCGCCGGCGAGCAGACCGACGGCCTGGGCGAATGGTGGACCGACTACCAGGACGCCAATGACAGCCAGCGCCGCGATATGATTCGCGACCTCGGCAGCAAAGGCGATGGCGAAGGCGCTGGCCCGAAAAAACGCCGTCGCAGCGGCACCAAGCGCAAGCGCAGCGCGGCTGATGCCTCGGGCGCTGCGGGCGAATAA
- the panB gene encoding 3-methyl-2-oxobutanoate hydroxymethyltransferase, with product MPDITLTTLQSLKLKGEKITMLTCYDATFAHASCEAGVEVLLIGDSLGMVLQGNDSTLPVTTDELAYHTASVKRGNNGAFIIADLPFMGYATVEQTFQNAGKLMQAGAHMIKVEGAVWLAESIRLLAERGVPVCVHMGLTPQSVNIFGGYKVQGRNEAQARQMRADAIALEQAGAAMILLECVPSELAAEITQAVKVPVIGIGAGSATDGQVLVVHDMLGLSLTGRAPKFVKNFMAGQDSIQAALAAYVREVKAGTFPAEEHGFSA from the coding sequence ATGCCAGACATTACCCTGACCACCTTGCAGAGCCTCAAGCTCAAAGGTGAAAAAATCACCATGCTGACCTGCTATGACGCCACCTTCGCCCACGCCAGCTGCGAGGCCGGGGTTGAAGTGCTGTTGATTGGCGATTCACTGGGCATGGTTCTTCAAGGGAATGACAGCACCCTGCCGGTCACCACTGACGAACTCGCGTACCACACGGCCAGCGTCAAACGCGGTAACAACGGCGCCTTTATCATCGCCGACCTGCCTTTCATGGGTTACGCCACCGTTGAACAAACCTTTCAGAACGCCGGCAAGCTGATGCAAGCCGGTGCCCACATGATCAAAGTTGAAGGCGCGGTATGGCTGGCGGAATCGATCCGGCTGCTGGCTGAGCGCGGCGTTCCGGTGTGCGTGCACATGGGCCTGACACCGCAGTCGGTGAACATCTTCGGCGGCTACAAGGTGCAAGGTCGCAACGAAGCCCAGGCGCGCCAGATGCGTGCGGATGCCATTGCCCTGGAACAAGCCGGCGCCGCGATGATCCTGCTCGAATGCGTGCCCAGCGAACTGGCAGCAGAAATTACCCAAGCGGTCAAAGTGCCGGTGATCGGCATTGGCGCAGGTTCAGCCACCGACGGCCAGGTGCTGGTGGTACACGACATGCTCGGCCTGTCGCTGACCGGCCGTGCACCAAAATTCGTAAAAAACTTCATGGCCGGCCAAGACAGCATCCAGGCAGCCCTGGCCGCCTACGTGCGTGAAGTCAAAGCCGGGACCTTCCCAGCCGAAGAACACGGGTTCTCTGCATGA
- the folK gene encoding 2-amino-4-hydroxy-6-hydroxymethyldihydropteridine diphosphokinase, translating to MERIYIGMGSNLAAPDQQLRSAVEALAQLPGTALVGVSAFYQSDSLLPGQPRYTNAVAALDSNLAPLDLLDALQAIENDQGRERLERWGPRTLDLDILLFGEHLIDVPRLKVPHYQMHLRAFVLYPLAELAPADLQLPSGQTLNELLAACPFVGLERLPQD from the coding sequence GTGGAACGCATCTACATCGGCATGGGCAGCAACCTGGCGGCCCCGGACCAGCAATTGCGCAGCGCTGTCGAAGCCCTGGCGCAATTGCCCGGCACGGCCCTTGTTGGCGTGTCGGCGTTCTATCAAAGTGACTCTTTGCTCCCGGGCCAACCGCGCTACACCAATGCGGTCGCCGCCCTGGACAGCAATCTTGCGCCACTGGACCTGCTCGATGCGCTGCAAGCCATCGAGAACGACCAGGGCCGCGAACGCCTGGAACGCTGGGGGCCGCGCACCCTGGACCTGGACATCCTGCTGTTTGGCGAACACCTGATCGACGTGCCGCGCCTCAAGGTGCCGCACTACCAGATGCATCTGCGTGCGTTTGTGCTGTACCCGCTGGCAGAGCTGGCACCCGCCGACCTGCAACTGCCCAGCGGCCAAACACTCAACGAGCTGCTGGCAGCCTGCCCGTTTGTCGGCCTGGAACGCCTGCCCCAAGACTGA
- the panC gene encoding pantoate--beta-alanine ligase, producing the protein MNTVKTVRELRAAVAHARSAGKRIGFVPTMGNLHSGHATLVTKAAQQSDFVVASIFVNPLQFGAGEDLDKYPRTLAADQEKLLQAGCNLLFAPTVEEMYPGGMTGQTRVSVPQLSEGLCGASRPGHFEGVATVVSKLFNMVQPDMAVFGQKDYQQLAVIRAMVHDLNMPIQIIGEPTVRAADGLALSSRNGYLTEEQRAIAPVLYRSLSQIAAAIKGGEQDFVKLRTEQIAQIEAAGLRMDYLEVRQGVHLRAATPEDRDIVILVAAYLGATRLIDNLHLTLN; encoded by the coding sequence ATGAACACCGTTAAAACCGTAAGAGAACTGCGCGCCGCCGTCGCCCACGCGCGCAGTGCCGGCAAACGCATTGGCTTTGTGCCCACCATGGGCAACCTGCACAGCGGCCACGCCACTTTGGTGACCAAGGCCGCACAGCAATCGGACTTTGTGGTGGCGAGCATTTTCGTCAACCCGCTGCAGTTCGGCGCCGGCGAAGACCTCGACAAGTACCCGCGCACGCTGGCCGCCGACCAGGAAAAACTGCTGCAAGCCGGTTGCAACCTGTTGTTTGCGCCCACCGTCGAGGAAATGTACCCCGGTGGCATGACCGGCCAGACCCGCGTAAGTGTCCCGCAACTGTCCGAAGGCCTGTGCGGCGCCAGCCGGCCCGGGCACTTCGAAGGTGTCGCCACAGTGGTGAGCAAGCTGTTCAACATGGTCCAGCCGGACATGGCCGTGTTTGGCCAGAAGGACTACCAGCAACTGGCGGTCATCCGTGCCATGGTGCATGACCTGAACATGCCCATCCAGATCATCGGCGAGCCCACCGTGCGTGCCGCCGACGGCTTGGCGTTGTCATCGCGCAACGGTTACCTCACCGAAGAACAGCGCGCGATTGCGCCGGTGCTCTACCGCAGCCTCAGCCAGATTGCGGCGGCTATAAAGGGCGGCGAGCAGGATTTCGTCAAGCTGCGTACCGAGCAGATCGCGCAGATTGAAGCGGCCGGGCTGCGCATGGACTACCTGGAGGTGCGCCAAGGTGTGCACCTGCGTGCGGCCACGCCTGAGGATCGGGATATCGTCATCCTCGTGGCGGCCTACCTGGGCGCGACACGCCTGATCGACAACCTGCATTTGACCCTCAACTGA
- a CDS encoding sigma-54 dependent transcriptional regulator codes for MPHILIVEDETIIRSALRRLLERNQYQVSEAGSVQEAQERFSIPTFDLIVSDLRLPGAPGTELIKLGQGTPVLIMTSYASLRSAVDSMKMGAVDYIAKPFDHDEMLQAVARILRDRQSAGSAPAEQRPTGKAAEKPGVDNSNGEIGIIGSCPPMQDLYSKIRKVAPTDSNVLIQGESGTGKELVARALHNLSKRAKAPMISVNCAAIPESLIESELFGHEKGAFTGASAGRAGLVEAADGGTLFLDEIGELPLEAQARLLRVLQEGEIRRVGSVQSQKVDVRLIAATHRDLKSLAKIGQFREDLYYRLHVIALKLPALRERGADVNEIANAFLLRQSARINRTDLKFAADADQAIRHYSWPGNVRELENAVERAVILSESPEISAELLGIDIELSDLEDDDFIGLAPQQGGGSNTSHEPTEDLSLEDYFQHFVLEHQDHMTETELARKLGVSRKCLWERRQRLGIPRRKTGVASES; via the coding sequence ATGCCGCACATTTTGATCGTCGAAGACGAAACCATTATCCGCTCTGCCTTGCGTCGCCTGCTTGAACGTAATCAGTACCAGGTCAGCGAAGCCGGCTCTGTGCAGGAAGCACAGGAGCGATTCAGCATTCCCACGTTCGACCTGATTGTCAGCGACCTGCGCCTGCCGGGCGCGCCGGGTACCGAGCTGATCAAGCTGGGCCAGGGCACGCCCGTGCTGATCATGACCAGCTACGCCAGCCTGCGCTCGGCCGTGGACTCGATGAAGATGGGCGCGGTGGACTACATCGCCAAGCCTTTCGATCACGACGAAATGCTCCAGGCCGTGGCGCGCATCCTGCGTGACCGTCAGTCGGCCGGCAGCGCGCCCGCCGAACAGCGTCCAACCGGCAAGGCCGCCGAGAAGCCGGGTGTCGATAACAGCAACGGCGAGATCGGCATCATCGGCTCCTGCCCACCCATGCAGGACCTGTACAGCAAGATCCGCAAAGTGGCGCCGACCGACTCCAATGTATTGATCCAGGGCGAGTCGGGCACCGGTAAAGAGCTGGTCGCCCGCGCCCTGCACAACCTGTCCAAGCGTGCCAAGGCGCCGATGATTTCGGTGAACTGCGCGGCGATCCCCGAATCCCTTATCGAGTCCGAACTGTTCGGCCACGAGAAAGGCGCATTTACCGGCGCCAGCGCCGGGCGTGCAGGGTTGGTCGAAGCAGCGGACGGCGGCACCTTGTTCCTCGACGAAATCGGCGAGCTGCCCCTGGAGGCCCAGGCGCGCTTGCTGCGCGTGTTGCAGGAAGGCGAGATTCGTCGTGTCGGCTCGGTGCAATCACAGAAGGTCGATGTGCGCCTGATCGCCGCGACCCACCGTGACCTCAAGAGCCTGGCCAAGATCGGCCAGTTCCGGGAAGACTTGTATTACCGCCTGCACGTCATCGCCCTCAAGCTGCCCGCCTTGCGCGAGCGTGGCGCCGACGTCAACGAGATCGCCAACGCGTTCCTGCTGCGCCAGAGCGCGCGCATCAACCGTACTGACCTCAAGTTTGCCGCCGACGCCGACCAGGCGATTCGACATTACTCGTGGCCGGGTAACGTGCGCGAACTGGAGAACGCGGTCGAACGCGCGGTGATTCTGTCCGAGAGCCCGGAAATTTCTGCCGAGCTGCTGGGTATCGATATCGAGCTGAGCGACCTGGAAGACGACGACTTCATTGGCTTGGCCCCGCAGCAAGGCGGTGGCAGCAATACCAGCCATGAGCCGACCGAAGATCTGTCACTGGAAGACTACTTCCAGCACTTCGTGCTTGAACATCAAGACCATATGACCGAGACCGAGCTGGCCCGCAAGCTGGGCGTGAGCCGCAAGTGCCTGTGGGAACGCCGCCAACGCCTGGGCATTCCACGGCGCAAGACCGGGGTGGCCAGCGAAAGCTGA